In a single window of the Streptomyces sp. HUAS ZL42 genome:
- the pcrA gene encoding DNA helicase PcrA has product MSSLFDDSFLADLRAPRGHEEEPPPPPEDDHAPEPVPDDLFGGKFDVPPDRDAYYRDGAPRPAIDAAALLEGLNENQRAAVVHSGTPLLIVAGAGSGKTRVLTHRIAHLLAERNVHPGQILAITFTNKAAGEMKERVEHLVGPRANAMWVMTFHSACVRILRRESKKLGFTSSFSIYDAADSKRLMALVCRDLDLDPKRYPPKSFSAKISNLKNELIDEEDFAAQAADGFEKTLAQAYALYQSRLREANALDFDDLIMTTVNLLRAFPDVAEHYRRRFRHVLVDEYQDTNHAQYALVRELVGTSEHPVDVPPSEYDVPPAELCVVGDADQSIYAFRGATIRNILQFEEDYPDATTILLEQNYRSTQTILSAANAVIERNESRRPKNLWTNAGAGARITGYVADTEHDEAQFVADEIDRLTDEGEAKAGDVAVFYRTNAQSRVFEEVFIRVGLPYKVVGGVRFYERKEVRDVLAYLRVLANPEDSVPLRRILNVPKRGIGDRAEAMIDALAQREKISFPQALRRVDEAYGMASRSTNAVKRFNTLMEDLRTIVESGAGPATVLEAVLERTGYLAELQASTDPQDETRIENLQELAAVALEFEQERGEGESVALSDFLEQVALVADSDQIPDEDEDGSGVITLMTLHTAKGLEFPVVFLTGMEDGVFPHMRSLGQTKELEEERRLAYVGITRARERLYLTRSSLRSAWGQPSYNPPSRFLEEIPAAHVDWKRTGAVSPVSSGPASAVAASLSSSRSRSSASGASGFATSRASDKPVVSLAVGDRVTHDQFGLGTVVAVKGTGANAEATIDFGDAKPKRLLLRYAPVEKL; this is encoded by the coding sequence ATGAGCAGCCTCTTTGACGACAGCTTCCTGGCGGACCTCCGAGCCCCCCGCGGGCACGAGGAGGAACCCCCGCCGCCGCCCGAGGACGATCACGCTCCGGAGCCGGTTCCGGACGATCTGTTCGGCGGGAAGTTCGACGTGCCCCCGGACCGGGACGCCTACTACCGCGACGGCGCCCCGCGCCCGGCCATCGACGCGGCCGCGCTCCTGGAGGGGCTGAACGAAAACCAGCGCGCCGCCGTCGTCCACTCCGGCACCCCGCTGCTCATCGTGGCCGGCGCCGGCTCGGGCAAGACCCGTGTGCTCACCCACCGCATCGCCCACCTGCTGGCCGAGCGCAATGTGCACCCGGGCCAGATCCTCGCGATCACCTTCACCAACAAGGCCGCGGGCGAGATGAAGGAGCGCGTCGAGCACCTCGTCGGCCCGCGCGCGAACGCGATGTGGGTGATGACCTTCCACAGCGCGTGCGTGCGCATCCTGCGCCGGGAGAGCAAGAAGCTCGGCTTCACGTCGTCGTTCTCGATCTACGACGCCGCCGACAGCAAGCGTCTGATGGCCCTGGTCTGCCGCGACCTGGACCTCGACCCCAAGCGCTACCCGCCGAAGTCCTTCAGCGCCAAGATCTCCAACCTGAAGAACGAGCTGATCGACGAGGAGGACTTCGCCGCCCAGGCCGCCGACGGCTTCGAGAAGACCCTCGCCCAGGCCTACGCCCTGTACCAGTCGCGGCTGCGCGAGGCGAACGCCCTCGACTTCGACGATCTGATCATGACGACGGTCAACCTGCTGCGCGCCTTCCCGGACGTCGCCGAGCACTACCGCCGCCGCTTCCGCCACGTTCTCGTCGACGAGTACCAGGACACCAACCACGCCCAGTACGCCCTCGTCCGCGAACTCGTCGGCACCTCGGAGCACCCCGTCGACGTACCCCCCAGCGAGTACGACGTCCCGCCCGCCGAACTGTGCGTCGTGGGCGACGCCGACCAGTCGATCTACGCCTTCCGCGGCGCGACCATCCGCAACATCCTCCAGTTCGAGGAGGACTACCCGGACGCGACGACGATCCTGCTGGAGCAGAACTACCGCTCCACCCAGACGATCCTCAGCGCGGCCAACGCGGTCATCGAGCGCAACGAGTCCCGCCGCCCCAAGAACCTGTGGACCAACGCGGGCGCGGGCGCGCGCATCACCGGCTATGTCGCCGACACGGAGCACGACGAGGCGCAGTTCGTCGCCGACGAGATAGACCGCCTGACCGACGAGGGCGAGGCGAAGGCGGGCGACGTCGCCGTCTTCTACCGCACGAACGCCCAGTCCCGTGTCTTCGAAGAGGTCTTCATCCGCGTCGGCCTGCCGTACAAGGTCGTCGGCGGCGTCCGCTTCTACGAGCGCAAGGAGGTCCGGGACGTCCTTGCGTACCTGCGCGTCCTGGCCAACCCGGAGGACTCGGTCCCGCTGCGCCGCATCCTCAACGTGCCCAAGCGGGGCATCGGCGACCGCGCGGAGGCGATGATCGACGCCCTCGCCCAGCGCGAGAAGATCAGCTTCCCGCAGGCGCTGCGCCGCGTGGACGAGGCGTACGGCATGGCGTCGCGCTCCACGAACGCCGTGAAGCGGTTCAACACGCTGATGGAGGACCTCCGTACGATCGTCGAGTCCGGCGCGGGTCCGGCGACCGTCCTGGAAGCGGTTCTCGAACGCACCGGCTACCTGGCCGAGTTGCAGGCCTCCACCGACCCGCAGGACGAGACGCGCATCGAGAACCTCCAGGAACTCGCCGCCGTCGCCCTGGAGTTCGAGCAGGAGCGCGGGGAAGGCGAGTCGGTGGCCCTGTCCGACTTCCTGGAGCAGGTGGCCCTGGTCGCCGACTCCGACCAGATCCCCGACGAGGACGAGGACGGCTCCGGAGTCATCACCCTGATGACCCTCCACACCGCCAAGGGCCTGGAGTTCCCGGTCGTCTTCCTGACCGGCATGGAGGACGGCGTCTTCCCGCACATGCGCTCCCTCGGCCAGACAAAGGAGCTGGAGGAGGAGCGCCGCCTCGCGTACGTCGGCATCACGCGCGCGCGTGAACGGCTGTATCTGACACGGTCGTCGCTGCGGAGTGCCTGGGGGCAGCCGTCGTACAACCCGCCCTCCCGCTTCCTGGAGGAGATCCCGGCCGCGCACGTGGACTGGAAGCGGACGGGGGCGGTGTCGCCCGTGTCCTCCGGTCCGGCGTCCGCGGTGGCGGCCTCGCTGTCGTCGTCCCGTTCACGCTCGTCGGCCTCCGGCGCGTCCGGCTTCGCGACGAGCAGGGCCTCGGACAAGCCGGTGGTTTCGCTGGCAGTCGGTGACCGGGTGACGCACGACCAGTTCGGGCTCGGCACCGTCGTGGCGGTGAAGGGCACGGGCGCGAACGCGGAGGCGACGATCGACTTCGGGGACGCGAAGCCGAAGAGGCTGCTGCTGCGGTACGCGCCGGTGGAGAAGCTCTAG
- a CDS encoding ScyD/ScyE family protein, whose translation MRKRKALVVATGVALAATAGIAPAGATGGHSGGKPEIRVIVKGLDNPRQISYDNGHLYVAEAGRGGKRCIGEGPEGETCIGLTSAVTKVFWDQGAWKHYRVVQGLPSGAAPDGGFATGVDGVSALNGSLWGVETYAPPEAGVPTTPPWNTLGKLLCVSPGKARIAADVSAVEFKYNPHKTAVESNPYAVLALPDGRKIVADAAGNDLVVVSPKGKARPFTVFPDHDRHESVPTSLALGPDGNLYVGELNGFTEKPTARVWKVDPRTGRILGWKSGFGPVTGVAVNKHGDLYVSQLTAGLVTKVSHGKRTNVKVPFPAGLAVDPHDGKVYVSAWSVADRDGTLLEGKKTPGGQLWKILGF comes from the coding sequence ATGAGGAAGCGCAAGGCACTCGTCGTCGCCACAGGAGTCGCACTCGCCGCCACCGCGGGCATCGCGCCCGCGGGCGCCACCGGAGGCCACTCCGGCGGCAAGCCGGAGATCCGCGTGATCGTGAAGGGCCTCGACAACCCGCGCCAGATCTCGTACGACAACGGCCATCTGTACGTCGCCGAGGCCGGGCGCGGCGGCAAGAGGTGCATCGGAGAGGGCCCCGAGGGCGAGACCTGCATAGGGCTCACCTCCGCGGTGACCAAGGTCTTCTGGGACCAGGGCGCGTGGAAGCACTACCGGGTGGTGCAGGGACTGCCCTCGGGCGCCGCTCCGGACGGCGGCTTCGCCACGGGCGTGGACGGCGTCTCCGCCCTCAACGGCAGCCTCTGGGGCGTCGAGACCTACGCCCCGCCGGAGGCCGGCGTCCCCACGACCCCACCCTGGAACACGCTCGGCAAGCTGCTGTGCGTCTCGCCCGGCAAGGCGAGGATCGCCGCCGACGTCTCCGCGGTCGAGTTCAAGTACAACCCCCACAAGACGGCCGTCGAGTCCAACCCGTACGCCGTCCTCGCCCTCCCCGACGGCCGCAAGATCGTCGCGGACGCGGCAGGCAACGACCTGGTCGTCGTCTCCCCGAAGGGCAAGGCCCGCCCCTTCACGGTCTTCCCCGACCACGACAGGCACGAGTCCGTGCCCACGTCGCTCGCGCTCGGTCCCGACGGCAACCTCTACGTCGGCGAGCTGAACGGCTTCACCGAGAAGCCGACCGCCCGAGTCTGGAAGGTCGACCCCAGGACGGGCAGGATCCTCGGCTGGAAGTCCGGCTTCGGCCCCGTCACGGGCGTCGCCGTCAACAAGCATGGCGACCTGTACGTCAGCCAGCTCACGGCCGGCCTGGTGACCAAGGTCTCGCACGGCAAACGCACGAACGTGAAGGTGCCGTTCCCGGCGGGCCTTGCCGTCGACCCGCACGACGGGAAGGTATACGTCTCGGCCTGGTCGGTCGCCGACCGTGACGGGACGCTCCTGGAGGGCAAGAAGACGCCGGGCGGCCAGCTCTGGAAGATCCTCGGCTTCTGA